Proteins encoded together in one Plasmodium vivax chromosome 6, whole genome shotgun sequence window:
- a CDS encoding deoxyribose-phosphate aldolase, putative (encoded by transcript PVX_001945A), translating to MANYAEKLAAWTAICLTDHTLLGENDTEEDVRALCQEAVKTCPFAAAVCVHPHFVKFINEQIKKEIVPFKPKVACVVNFPEGTDPVEKVLEDTRKAIADGADEIDLVINYSKIVEDPEAGIAEATHLTKSVKELLKEKVLKVIIEVGALKSEDLILQTTLAVLKGNADFVKTSTGKLEVNATPDSVKTIIKAMKQYVEEHPQKKDKFGLKVSGGIKDLSMACLYILLARGIFSALACHPNNFRIGSSSLVPQLRKVIQSCPPS from the coding sequence ATGGCCAACTACGCCGAAAAGCTCGCCGCGTGGACGGCCATCTGCCTGACCGACCACACCCTCCTGGGCGAAAACGACACGGAGGAAGACGTGCGGGCGCTGTGCCAAGAGGCAGTCAAGACGTGCCCCTTCGCAGCAGCCGTTTGCGTccacccccattttgtaaaattcatAAACGAACagattaaaaaggaaatcgtGCCCTTCAAACCAAAAGTCGCCTGCGTGGTAAACTTCCCAGAGGGAACAGACCCGGTGGAAAAAGTGCTAGAAGATACCCGCAAGGCAATTGCGGATGGGGCTGACGAAATAGATTTGGTGATTAACTACAGCAAAATTGTGGAAGACCCAGAGGCAGGAATTGCAGAAGCTACTCATCTAACGAAGAGCGTTAAAGAGCTCTTAAAGGAGAAGGTCCTCAAGGTGATAATAGAAGTGGGGGCCCTAAAATCGGAAGACCTAATCCTCCAAACGACGCTAGCTGTGCTGAAGGGAAATGCCGATTTTGTGAAAACGTCCACGGGGAAGTTAGAAGTCAATGCGACGCCAGATTCAGTCAAAACGATAATAAAGGCGATGAAGCAGTACGTGGAGGAGCATCCGCagaaaaaagacaaatttGGGCTGAAAGTTTCGGGAGGCATAAAGGACCTGAGCATGGCTTGCCTGTACATTTTGCTCGCGAGGGGCATCTTCAGCGCCCTGGCTTGCCACCCGAACAACTTCCGCATCGGCTCGTCTTCCCTCGTCCCCCAGCTCCGGAAGGTCATTCAGAGCTGCCCCCCCAGTTAG
- a CDS encoding ATP-dependent RNA helicase, putative (encoded by transcript PVX_001940A): protein MEVAKQLTYGLNLTRCLRNEDLMSLKRENLKPLKNIINIARVKGERRQTEEGQPGEKRQPGERTAESVSFPHFCEDPNLVGSYMKSNKINVEFVNSSGSVVPIRFFEDLSREPRGEGVRGRGVPAASLGEGTTLPRSDYQKIINTIKGTFGFTSPTNIQKICIPTILRGWNTICISQTGSGKTCAFLVPLLVRLICAAGGERHEGEKQQEGEKPQEGERQEGERQKEGEKPKKESVATPSPEEKKRRTPVRSLIVVPTNELASQIHEHASVLFESFPQFAVLHLTREDQVGKEEPIDVCICTPLVLIHLIEIKKVTLRRCMLVVFDEVDKLFEVNFLKHIKRLLLAIQRMKMQKVFTTATLPGSTRSFISTLCPTYALVYFGRSINCVNKNVKQELIYLNSEEEKSLVLRNLVVGGGLHIPVLVFVNGVEKAKKVHSTLRDSVGGGEKAAHVALLTSERSKEERRQVFKNLQEGHVWYLVCTDVLSRGIDVHGIETVINYDVCYDKYSYIHRVGRACRSDAEGGKAITFFMQQDVRHMRDIVRFVKSSGTEVPAYLEDFPFGAARGRPSGVKGKRSGVKGRQSSSKGKRSGVKGKKAHLKRPQTGVKAKKLPFKAPKSSTKKA from the coding sequence ATGGAGGTAGCCAAGCAGCTAACCTACGGGCTGAACCTCACGCGGTGCCTGAGGAATGAGGACTTGATGAGTCTGAAGAGGGAGAACCTCAAGCCgctgaaaaatattataaacataGCACGGGTGAAGGGTGAGAGGAGGCAGACGGAAGAGGGGCAGCCGGGTGAGAAGCGGCAACCGGGTGAGAGGACAGCCGAGTCGGTgagcttcccccatttttgtgaggACCCCAATTTGGTGGGGAGCTACATGAAGAGCAACAAAATAAACGTCGAGTTTGTGAATTCTAGCGGGAGCGTGGTGCCCATTCGTTTCTTCGAGGACCTTTCGAGGGAGCCACGTGGAGAGGGGGtcagggggaggggcgtACCTGCCGCATCGTTAGGGGAGGGGACCACCCTTCCGAGGAGTGACTACCAAAAGATTATTAACACCATCAAGGGCACCTTTGGATTTACAAGCCCCACGAACATTCAGAAGATATGCATCCCCACGATTTTGAGGGGGTGGAACACCATCTGCATTTCGCAGACGGGAAGCGGGAAGACCTGCGCCTTTTTGGTTCCCCTGTTGGTGAGGCTGATTTgtgcagcggggggggagcggcatgagggggagaagcagcaggagggggagaagccgcaggagggggagcggcaggagggggagcggcagaaggagggggagaagccgaAGAAGGAATCCGTGGCTACCCCTTCCccggaggagaaaaaaaggcgcaccCCCGTCCGAAGCCTAATCGTTGTGCCGACGAACGAACTGGCGAGCCAAATTCACGAGCACGCATCGGTCCTGTTTGAATCGTTTCCTCAGTTTGCGGTTCTACATCTGACGAGGGAAGACCAAGTGGGAAAGGAAGAACCCATAGATGTGTGCATCTGCACACCGTTAGTATTGATTCACCtaattgaaataaaaaaagtgacccTACGCAGATGCATGCTCGTCGTGTTTGATGAGGTAGACAAATTATTTgaggtaaattttttaaaacatatcAAGAGGCTTCTACTAGCTATTCAGAGGATGAAGATGCAGAAGGTATTCACCACGGCGACGCTTCCAGGTAGCACCCGCTCCTTCATCAGTACCCTGTGCCCCACATATGCACTGGTATACTTTGGAAGAAGCATCAATTGTGTTAATAAGAATGTGAAGCAGGAGCTGATTTATCTGAAcagtgaagaggaaaaatccCTAGTTTTGCGAAACTTGGTTGTGGGTGGAGGGCTACATATCCCCGTGCTGGTATTCGTGAACGGCGTGGAGAAGGCCAAGAAGGTGCACAGCACTTTGCGTGACTCTGTGGGTGGTGGGGAGAAGGCAGCGCACGTCGCTCTGCTTACCTCCGAAAGAAGTAAAGAGGAAAGGAGGCAGGTCTTTAAGAACCTGCAGGAGGGACACGTGTGGTACCTTGTATGCACGGACGTCTTGAGCAGAGGCATCGACGTCCATGGCATCGAGACGGTAATAAACTACGACGTTTGTTATGATAAGTACAGCTACATCCACAGGGTGGGTCGGGCGTGCCGCTCGGATGCGGAGGGCGGAAAGGCCATcaccttttttatgcaaCAGGACGTTCGGCACATGAGGGACATCGTCCGGTTCGTCAAGAGCAGCGGCACGGAGGTGCCGGCCTACCTGGAGGACTTCCCCTTTGGGGCGGCCAGGGGGAGGCCCAGCGGTGTTAAGgggaagcgaagcggtgttAAGGGGAGGCAAAGCAGTTCAAAGgggaagcgaagcggtgttaaggggaagaaggcccATCTTAAAAGGCCTCAAACCGGTGTGAAGGCCAAAAAATTGCCCTTTAAGGCGCCCAAGTCGAGCACGAAGAAGGCGTAG
- a CDS encoding hypothetical protein, conserved (encoded by transcript PVX_001935A), with amino-acid sequence MTCKVFLLALAVVFLHCVRDVASYLPGMNPTTYKRGDKVTISVKNLSSRRAVTSLDYFTFPLCSADSAGTAGDEAPNIFKILSGDTLHPTSIQTTFLNDTKCAFYCRVYVDDQAYDKYKHLILYNYNMVYSVDNLNIFRQDPRRKGFYYTGIPVGYIQDKNYLLYTYFQITILHNNSGGQSDQNYIVGFEVEPKSVNFELEERCERNEAPMQMQKNQYVTFKYDVTYVRSDKSFQHRSEHYYRNLNDQSMIHWFSIVNSIILFILLCFFISSILIKALHKDISKYNRLNTNIFETDDIDDRGWKLVHGDVFRKPVNSTFFSAFVGVGIQLIFMIVVCALIFLIGVYKYKHRYRYIQVMFFIWTFISSISGYSSSRLYKLFKSKHVKLTLFRTSLIYPVILFLIFFLINLVLHYEQSNTAISFSSLTFVCVLWFGISVPLTCLGSYIGNKKSPLELPVRVNNIPRHIPKQPLLNSFCVSSLLVGLILFASMYTELFFLFTSLWKSNVYYLFGFLFLVIFLLGLLSAQLSIALTYYSLSCEDYNWWWKSFVAPGSSGLFFFLYSIYYFFVKLNISSFAETFIYFAYSFIMSYTCFIYTGTAGFLASFVFLRKIYSSIKID; translated from the exons ATGACTTGCAaggtttttcttttggcCCTCGCGGTGGTCTTCCTCCACTGCGTTCGAGATGTGGCGTCCTACCTCCCCGGGATGAACCCAACG ACCTACAAACGGGGCGACAAAGTGACGATCAGCGTGAAGAACCTCTCCAGCCGGCGCGCGGTGACGAGCCTGGACTACTTCACCTTCCCGCTCTGCTCCGCGGACAGCGCAGGCACGGCGGGCGACGAGGCGCCCAACATCTTCAAAATCCTCTCGGGGGACACCCTCCACCCCACCTCCATTCAAACGACCTTCCTCAACGACACCAAGTGTGCCTTCTACTGTAGAGTCTACGTAGACGACCAGGCCTACGATAAGTACAAGCACCTCATCCTCTATAACTATAACATGGTGTATTCCGTGGACAATTTAAATATCTTTCGCCAGGACCCCCGGCGCAAGGGCTTCTACTACACGGGCATCCCCGTCGGCTACATTCAGGAT AAGAACTACCTGCTGTACACGTACTTCCAAATCACCATCCTGCACAACAACAGCGGGGGCCAGTCGGACCAGAACTACATCGTGGGCTTCGAGGTGGAGCCCAAGAG CGTGAACTTCGAGCTGGAGGAGCGGTGCGAGCGGAACGAGGCGCCCATGCAGATGCAGAAGAACCAGTACGTGACCTTCAAGTACGACGTGACGTACGTGCGAAGCGACAAGTCCTTCCAGCACAGGTCGGAGCACTACTACAGGAATCTAAACGACCAGAGCATGATACACTGGTTTTCTATTGTTAACAGCATTATCCTCTTCATCCTGCTCTGCTTCTTCATAAGCTCCATCCTCATCAAGGCCCTTCACAAAGACATTAGCAAGTACAACCGACTGAACACTAATATATTTGAAACGGACGATATAGATGACCGGGGATGGAAGTTGGTGCATGGGGATGTCTTTAGGAAGCCCGTGAACTCTACTTTCTTTTCTGCCTTTGTGGGGGTGGGTATACAGCTGATATTTATGATTGTGGTGTGCGCTTTGATATTCCTTATTGGGGTATATAAGTACAAGCACAGGTACAGGTACATCCAAGTAATGTTTTTCATTTGGACCTTCATAAGCAGCATTTCTGGCTACTCCTCCTCTAGACTGTATAAGCTTTTTAAGAGCAAACATGTGAAGCTGACTCTCTTTAGGACCTCTCTTATCTACCCggttattttgtttcttatttttttcctcatcaaTTTGGTTCTTCATTATGAGCAGTCGAACACGGCgatctccttctcctccctaACGTTCGTTTGCGTCCTGTGGTTTGGCATATCCGTGCCGCTCACGTGCTTGGGCTCCTACATTGGCAACAAGAAGAGCCCCCTGGAGCTCCCCGTGCGCGTCAACAACATCCCGAGGCACATCCCGAAGCAGCCCCTCCTCAACTCCTTCTGCGTCTCCTCCCTCCTCGTGGGCCTCATCCTCTTCGC GTCCATGTACACGGAGCTGTTCTTCCTGTTCACCTCCCTCTGGAAGAGCAACGTGTACTACCTCTTCG ggtTCCTCTTTTTGGTGATTTTCCTGCTCGGGCTGCTGAGCGCCCAGCTGTCCATCGCCCTGACGTACTACTCCCTCTCCTG CGAGGACTACAACTGGTGGTGGAAGTCCTTCGTGGCCCCCGGGTCCTCCggcctcttcttcttcctgtattcaatttattacttttttgtgAAGCTCAATATCAGCAGCTTTGCCGAGACGTTCATTTATTTCGCCTATTCGTTCATCATGTCCTATACGTGCTTCATCTACACGGGCACGGCTGGCTTCCTCGCCTCCTTCGTCTTCCTCAGGAAGATTTACTCCTCCATAAAGATCGACTga